In Iodobacter fluviatilis, one DNA window encodes the following:
- a CDS encoding P-II family nitrogen regulator, translating into MSLHTQTRTLLTVITEAAIEQVLVRDLDRLGVHGYTISDARGRGSHGVREGAWTKSANIRIEMISPRAIAESTLLHLQTHYFANYAMVAFLQDVEVLRSDKFE; encoded by the coding sequence ATGAGTTTGCATACACAGACACGCACGCTGTTAACGGTGATTACAGAGGCAGCGATAGAGCAGGTGCTGGTGCGTGATTTAGACCGGCTAGGCGTGCATGGTTACACGATTTCTGATGCGCGTGGCCGGGGTAGTCATGGCGTCAGGGAAGGGGCATGGACAAAATCTGCCAATATCCGTATTGAAATGATTTCACCACGGGCCATTGCAGAATCCACATTATTGCACCTGCAAACGCACTACTTTGCTAATTACGCCATGGTGGCCTTTTTGCAGGATGTTGAAGTTTTACGATCGGATAAATTTGAATGA
- a CDS encoding sodium-dependent bicarbonate transport family permease: MMDVVVLFFLFGLAAGLLRSELKLPVALYESLSVFLLVAIGLKGGQGLASQPLAPLLPQLLAVVVLGVLLTFIAFFILKFIGRFSRADASSMAAHYGSVSVATFAVGVNWLMTRDIPYESQMTIFLAVMEIPAILVGIVLARGIGRQTRWGELAHEALLGKGVTLLLGGMLIGWAAGPEGLAPVKPLFFDLFKGVLALFLLEMGLIVSHQVDELKKRGLFILVFAILMPLIGAVLGAGAGILLGLSAGGVTLLATLAASASYIAVPATMRLAIPEASPVVSLAAVLGVTFPFNIVIGIPLYHQLALYLMGATA; the protein is encoded by the coding sequence ATGATGGATGTGGTTGTTTTATTCTTTTTGTTTGGCTTGGCGGCGGGCTTGCTGCGTTCGGAATTGAAGCTGCCCGTCGCCCTGTATGAGTCCCTTTCTGTTTTTCTTCTTGTGGCCATCGGTTTGAAAGGTGGGCAAGGTCTTGCTTCTCAACCCCTTGCACCTTTACTGCCACAGCTTTTGGCTGTGGTGGTGCTGGGGGTTTTGCTCACCTTTATTGCTTTTTTTATCCTGAAGTTTATTGGTCGTTTTTCACGTGCCGATGCGTCTTCAATGGCTGCACACTATGGTTCGGTCAGCGTTGCGACGTTTGCCGTGGGTGTGAACTGGCTGATGACGCGGGATATTCCGTATGAATCACAGATGACTATTTTTTTGGCGGTCATGGAAATTCCTGCCATTTTAGTGGGCATCGTGCTGGCACGTGGTATAGGCAGGCAAACACGCTGGGGCGAGCTGGCGCATGAAGCATTGCTGGGTAAAGGCGTGACTTTATTACTGGGCGGGATGCTGATTGGCTGGGCTGCAGGCCCAGAAGGCCTTGCGCCGGTTAAGCCATTGTTTTTTGATTTGTTTAAGGGTGTGCTGGCGCTGTTCTTGTTGGAAATGGGGCTGATTGTGAGTCATCAGGTGGATGAGCTTAAAAAGCGGGGCCTGTTCATCCTAGTATTTGCAATACTGATGCCGCTTATTGGGGCCGTACTGGGGGCAGGTGCCGGTATTTTGCTGGGCTTATCTGCAGGTGGCGTCACCTTACTGGCCACCTTGGCTGCAAGTGCTTCGTATATTGCCGTGCCCGCTACGATGCGCCTTGCTATTCCTGAGGCCAGCCCGGTTGTTTCTTTGGCCGCTGTACTGGGCGTCACTTTTCCTTTCAATATTGTGATTGGGATTCCTCTTTATCATCAGCTTGCGCTTTATCTGATGGGAGCTACAGCATGA
- a CDS encoding helicase-related protein, giving the protein MTDSLSDAPETSLIHDYLHTYHATLVTTDGCYAVSVQGEIIVNGLHIPYHLVPDEGFLGKSSKWRKLDSAARFAMLKARWNDEARAKLEAQLRLCAEQVLVIAKDFDLDPTATLAAFQAKYELARFRCQLALDRIDALKGGKAATRQADKTHNAVNLSLYPESFTVAQAMPRHFIAILGPTNSGKTHAAMQHLMKAKSGVYLAPLRLLALENYRRLTDAGVAVSLITGEQRKLHPEATHVASTVEMLNPNRVVEVAVIDEIQLLEDQDRGAAWTAAVCGVPASTVYLLGALEAQPAIESLVKRVGGTLEVRKLQRMSPLEMEKKPLGSLSNLQAGDVLIAFSRREVLNWRDQAIEQGFKVSAIYGNLSPEVRQAQAERFIDGETKIVVGTDAIGMGLNTPARRIIFTTANKWDGYSDGTIAASLAKQIAGRAGRFGEHETGFVAGLDAKTHQMIAALLKEAPEPLPGTGFFVSPNLDYLQQISAATGETKLQPLLELFAKHINVHDEFFLPANLSEQIEKARWLDTLVLSLNDRFVFSLCPISTKFAMLESAFKDWTQARAKRRAAPLLRMDGMGGRNELQYLEDTCKLYSAYAWLGFRMPDTFPSGEMAESLMQSTSEQIDKLLQKQNTSRKPAKVGKARRGAWAK; this is encoded by the coding sequence ATGACCGACTCTCTCAGTGATGCTCCAGAAACTTCCTTAATTCATGATTACCTGCACACGTATCACGCCACTCTGGTGACCACCGATGGTTGCTATGCGGTTTCTGTGCAGGGCGAAATCATCGTTAATGGTCTGCATATTCCCTATCACTTGGTACCGGACGAAGGCTTCCTTGGAAAAAGCAGTAAATGGCGCAAGCTCGACAGCGCTGCGCGTTTTGCCATGCTTAAAGCCCGCTGGAATGATGAGGCCCGCGCCAAATTAGAAGCGCAGCTTAGGCTTTGTGCTGAGCAAGTACTGGTGATTGCCAAGGATTTTGATCTCGACCCCACGGCTACGCTGGCGGCGTTTCAGGCGAAATATGAGCTGGCAAGGTTTCGCTGCCAGCTGGCTCTGGATCGGATCGACGCGCTTAAAGGCGGCAAGGCGGCCACGCGTCAGGCAGATAAAACCCATAACGCGGTTAATTTATCGCTTTATCCAGAATCGTTTACCGTGGCGCAAGCCATGCCACGGCACTTTATTGCCATTCTTGGGCCGACCAATTCGGGCAAAACACACGCGGCCATGCAGCATCTGATGAAAGCCAAATCCGGCGTGTATTTGGCGCCGCTGCGTTTGCTGGCTTTAGAAAATTACCGCCGTTTAACAGATGCTGGTGTAGCGGTCAGCCTGATTACCGGCGAGCAAAGAAAGCTGCACCCCGAAGCCACTCATGTGGCCAGCACGGTAGAAATGCTCAACCCCAATCGGGTGGTTGAAGTGGCGGTGATCGATGAAATTCAACTTTTAGAAGATCAGGACCGTGGTGCCGCCTGGACGGCCGCGGTCTGTGGCGTGCCAGCCAGTACCGTGTATTTGCTCGGTGCGCTGGAAGCGCAGCCTGCGATTGAATCCCTGGTTAAGCGGGTGGGCGGCACCTTAGAAGTACGCAAATTACAGCGTATGTCGCCGCTGGAAATGGAGAAAAAACCGCTCGGCTCTTTATCTAATCTGCAGGCAGGTGATGTGCTGATTGCGTTCTCCCGCCGTGAAGTCCTGAACTGGCGCGATCAGGCGATTGAGCAGGGCTTTAAGGTGTCGGCAATTTACGGCAATTTATCCCCTGAAGTGCGTCAGGCGCAGGCCGAGCGATTTATCGATGGCGAGACTAAAATCGTCGTGGGTACAGATGCCATTGGAATGGGGCTGAATACCCCTGCCAGACGGATCATTTTTACCACCGCCAATAAATGGGATGGCTACAGTGATGGCACAATTGCCGCCTCGTTGGCTAAACAGATAGCCGGGCGGGCCGGGCGTTTTGGCGAGCACGAAACAGGCTTTGTGGCTGGGCTGGACGCGAAAACACACCAGATGATTGCCGCTTTACTGAAGGAAGCGCCCGAGCCACTGCCCGGTACCGGTTTCTTTGTGTCGCCCAATCTGGATTATCTGCAGCAGATTTCTGCCGCAACGGGTGAAACCAAATTACAACCTCTGCTTGAGCTGTTTGCCAAGCATATTAATGTGCATGATGAATTCTTCTTACCTGCCAATTTAAGCGAGCAAATCGAAAAAGCCCGCTGGTTGGATACGCTGGTTTTATCTTTGAATGACCGTTTTGTGTTCAGCCTTTGCCCAATCTCCACCAAGTTTGCCATGCTGGAATCTGCATTTAAAGACTGGACACAAGCACGCGCCAAACGTCGTGCTGCACCACTCTTACGTATGGATGGCATGGGTGGCCGTAATGAATTGCAATATCTGGAAGATACATGCAAGTTGTATTCGGCCTATGCTTGGCTGGGTTTCAGAATGCCGGATACTTTCCCTAGTGGCGAAATGGCTGAGTCTTTAATGCAATCCACCTCAGAGCAAATTGATAAGCTTTTGCAAAAGCAAAACACCAGCCGCAAACCGGCTAAGGTGGGCAAAGCCCGGCGTGGTGCCTGGGCCAAATAA
- a CDS encoding retropepsin-like aspartic protease family protein → MRSTFSIVVVWLMVAVGIYWGFNVFLAHQYNPNTRTFLAGQGQELTLQRSRDGHFRLNGNINGQPVVLLIDTGATTLTMSAALAERLKLKPGQPYISQTANGEVKGYLSKIDQLSFGPFEFKHLTVGVVPQLGDEILLGMNVIKRFDMTLKGEQMILKMAR, encoded by the coding sequence ATGCGTTCGACGTTTTCAATTGTTGTGGTGTGGTTAATGGTTGCGGTGGGGATTTACTGGGGATTTAACGTTTTTCTGGCGCATCAATATAATCCAAATACGCGTACGTTTTTAGCTGGGCAGGGACAGGAATTAACTTTGCAGCGCTCCAGAGACGGACATTTTCGCTTAAATGGCAATATAAATGGTCAGCCTGTAGTTTTGCTGATTGATACCGGAGCCACAACGTTAACAATGAGTGCCGCTCTGGCTGAGCGCTTAAAATTAAAGCCTGGCCAGCCTTATATTTCGCAAACAGCTAATGGCGAGGTTAAGGGATATTTATCCAAGATTGATCAGCTTTCATTTGGTCCTTTTGAATTTAAACATCTGACTGTGGGGGTTGTGCCACAGCTGGGTGATGAAATTTTATTAGGGATGAATGTGATTAAACGCTTTGATATGACATTAAAAGGTGAGCAGATGATTTTGAAAATGGCTCGCTGA
- a CDS encoding TerC family protein, whose product MWGVFIAFVLAMLALDLFVFGGSKVHKVSVKEAASWSLVWISLALLFNAGLWWYLTGTVGAEIADRKALEFFTGYLIEKSLSVDNVFVFLLIFTAFNVPAEYQRRVLVYGVLGALVMRAVMILAGAWVVQEFSWVLYLFGAFLVVTGGRMLFVAEEEPDMTQNPVLRIARKYLRVTDEHHGEKFVVQKNGIRYFTPLFLVLVLVEISDVVFAVDSIPAIFAITTDPFIVFTSNIFAILGLRALYFLLADMADRFHLLQYGLALVLTFIGTKMLIMPWFHMPIAISLTVVTVLIAGSVVASLYVSRKPD is encoded by the coding sequence ATGTGGGGGGTGTTTATTGCCTTTGTACTGGCGATGCTGGCCCTCGACTTATTTGTGTTTGGTGGCAGCAAGGTCCACAAGGTCAGCGTTAAGGAGGCTGCAAGCTGGTCTTTGGTGTGGATTAGCTTAGCGCTGCTGTTTAATGCCGGTTTGTGGTGGTACTTAACGGGCACGGTAGGCGCAGAAATTGCTGATCGTAAGGCTCTGGAATTCTTTACCGGCTATTTGATCGAGAAATCGCTTTCTGTTGATAATGTTTTTGTCTTTTTGTTGATCTTTACGGCGTTTAATGTTCCGGCTGAATATCAACGCCGCGTGCTGGTCTATGGCGTATTAGGCGCGCTGGTGATGCGTGCGGTGATGATTCTGGCTGGCGCATGGGTCGTTCAGGAGTTTAGCTGGGTACTGTATTTGTTTGGCGCATTTTTAGTTGTTACGGGGGGTCGAATGCTGTTTGTGGCAGAAGAAGAGCCGGACATGACTCAAAACCCTGTACTTAGAATTGCACGAAAATACTTGCGTGTGACGGATGAGCATCATGGTGAGAAATTTGTCGTTCAGAAAAACGGCATCCGTTATTTCACGCCCTTGTTCTTAGTGCTGGTTTTGGTTGAAATCTCAGACGTGGTTTTTGCTGTTGATTCCATCCCCGCTATTTTTGCGATCACAACCGATCCATTTATTGTCTTTACCTCAAATATTTTTGCCATCCTTGGTCTGCGTGCTTTGTATTTCCTGTTGGCGGATATGGCAGATCGCTTTCACTTATTGCAATACGGCCTGGCGCTGGTGCTGACCTTTATTGGTACCAAGATGCTGATCATGCCTTGGTTTCATATGCCGATCGCTATCTCTTTAACCGTAGTGACGGTACTGATAGCGGGTAGTGTGGTCGCCAGTCTTTATGTATCGCGTAAGCCTGATTGA
- a CDS encoding AI-2E family transporter: MMQELTTNPLAKRVLLVMFLGVLGLAVSVVLTPFIIPMLWAGILGFSTWPLYLWLLMKTGKRPTASALLLTLLMSALVVFPVLWLLFLLRAESSPLLDLLTAELGSGRIRPPAFISKLPIFGAELSASLGALLAEPAQISFELKNHLRQLDAYAFALLGGIGKNIIKMVFALFTLFFVYLHGDSVARQIRTICISLLGERAGGYLKTVALTTRAVVYGIVLTALIQGAVAGLGYWAAGLSAPVTLAAVTVLLAMVPFGTPLVWGAAGLWLLFSGQTAAGIGLLLWGVLVVSWVDNIVRPLVLSEVVNIPFILALFGVLGGLAAFGLVGLFLGPVILAVALAVWREWLDEENALPNPHP, encoded by the coding sequence ATGATGCAGGAGCTCACCACTAACCCCTTGGCAAAGCGTGTGCTGCTTGTGATGTTCCTCGGGGTACTGGGGCTGGCGGTGTCTGTTGTATTAACGCCTTTTATTATCCCCATGTTGTGGGCGGGTATTTTAGGCTTTTCCACATGGCCTTTGTATCTTTGGCTGTTAATGAAAACTGGAAAAAGGCCGACAGCATCCGCTTTGCTGCTGACGTTGCTGATGTCCGCCCTAGTGGTGTTTCCTGTGCTCTGGCTGTTGTTTTTACTCAGGGCAGAAAGTAGCCCCTTGCTTGATTTACTTACCGCAGAGCTTGGATCGGGGCGGATCAGGCCGCCTGCATTTATAAGCAAGTTGCCCATTTTTGGGGCTGAGCTGAGTGCGTCGCTCGGCGCTTTATTGGCAGAGCCGGCACAAATCAGTTTTGAACTCAAAAATCATTTACGTCAGCTGGATGCCTATGCGTTTGCCCTATTGGGCGGCATCGGAAAAAACATTATCAAAATGGTTTTTGCCTTATTTACACTGTTTTTTGTGTATTTACATGGCGATAGTGTGGCGCGGCAAATTCGTACGATCTGTATTTCTTTATTGGGCGAGCGGGCTGGCGGTTATTTAAAAACAGTTGCCTTAACCACACGTGCGGTGGTGTACGGCATTGTGCTGACGGCGCTGATTCAGGGGGCTGTGGCAGGTTTAGGCTATTGGGCGGCGGGCTTGTCTGCCCCGGTTACCCTAGCGGCCGTGACTGTATTATTGGCCATGGTGCCTTTTGGCACGCCGCTGGTGTGGGGGGCTGCAGGCTTGTGGTTGCTCTTTTCCGGGCAAACTGCCGCGGGAATAGGGCTGCTGCTTTGGGGTGTCCTGGTTGTTTCTTGGGTGGATAATATTGTCCGGCCTTTGGTTTTGTCTGAAGTTGTGAATATCCCGTTTATTCTGGCGCTGTTTGGTGTATTGGGCGGCTTGGCTGCTTTTGGTCTGGTTGGTTTGTTTTTAGGCCCTGTGATTCTGGCGGTTGCACTGGCGGTGTGGCGGGAGTGGCTGGATGAGGAAAATGCTTTGCCCAATCCGCATCCTTAA
- a CDS encoding diguanylate cyclase — MQPDSSGTYINSKLEYFVDTSETMTFDEARSHADFVSAGGRNVLARVRHPIWFRLKLERGADAPARWWLDYQIFSPVELQFYSPDQNGQYIKQASKKYEPFSAHPSYGRPFFYPITFNDQQSMVIYWRSVSHSAFIFPVRIWQQEKWIDLTLTEYLLYGLLLGIMFGLSVYNLFIYLRIRDSMFLLYFFAIVSYMFYSVNINGLDLNILWSTSFHRFKGLSSCITATTGIFSVLFAISLLGNLKRRKWFSYTLYGVVAIYLSAIGLVFAGQYSWAELLTQWAGGVWLPLVLGMSAYLSYLGSVWARCYLIGEGPTLVGSTLLVLLTQGVIEADRFNTTFYFVAGAWSAIMFSQALAEKVNSLKKAATAALNMAVTEKTARLKEAAQYQISLEEKVKQRTKELSLEILLHQQTLEQLRESQSKLEEMAYSDVLTGLPNRRMFQDRLLQAYTRAQRQDSPFALALIDLDHFKRINDSLGHGVGDQLLQIVAQRLNAALRHSDTVARLGGDEFAMILTAPISRDDAISICQRLLSSFDAPLLIENHQVQTGMSIGLAWFPDDGRDMDELIGSADVALYQAKAAGRHRLSYIGHVTGSNLHQ; from the coding sequence GTGCAGCCAGACAGCAGCGGCACTTATATCAACTCAAAGCTTGAATATTTTGTTGATACTTCAGAAACCATGACGTTTGACGAGGCACGCAGCCATGCTGATTTTGTATCGGCAGGCGGTCGTAACGTGCTGGCAAGAGTGCGTCACCCCATCTGGTTCCGCTTAAAGCTGGAGCGTGGCGCTGATGCGCCTGCCCGCTGGTGGCTGGATTATCAGATTTTTAGCCCGGTTGAATTGCAGTTTTATTCTCCTGATCAAAATGGCCAATATATAAAGCAAGCTTCAAAAAAATATGAGCCTTTTTCTGCTCACCCATCTTATGGCCGGCCTTTTTTTTACCCGATCACATTTAATGATCAGCAAAGTATGGTGATTTACTGGCGCTCGGTATCGCACAGCGCATTTATTTTTCCTGTCAGAATATGGCAGCAGGAAAAATGGATTGATTTAACTTTAACAGAATATCTTTTATACGGATTACTGCTTGGCATTATGTTCGGGCTTTCTGTATATAATTTATTTATTTACCTAAGAATAAGAGACAGCATGTTCTTGCTGTATTTTTTTGCCATTGTCAGTTATATGTTTTATTCGGTGAATATTAATGGGCTTGATTTAAATATATTGTGGTCAACTTCATTTCACAGGTTTAAAGGCTTGTCATCCTGCATTACTGCAACGACAGGTATTTTTTCAGTGCTTTTTGCTATTTCCCTGCTGGGTAATTTAAAAAGAAGAAAATGGTTTAGTTACACTTTATACGGTGTGGTTGCTATTTATTTATCCGCGATTGGTTTGGTTTTTGCAGGCCAGTATTCCTGGGCGGAGTTGCTCACACAATGGGCGGGAGGTGTATGGCTGCCGCTGGTATTGGGGATGTCTGCTTATCTTAGTTATTTAGGATCGGTCTGGGCAAGATGTTATTTGATAGGGGAAGGGCCAACCTTGGTTGGCAGTACATTGTTGGTTTTATTAACTCAGGGCGTTATCGAAGCGGATCGGTTTAATACGACTTTTTACTTTGTGGCGGGTGCGTGGAGTGCCATTATGTTTTCACAAGCCTTGGCAGAAAAAGTAAACAGCCTTAAAAAAGCGGCAACAGCTGCGTTAAATATGGCCGTTACAGAGAAAACAGCGCGCTTGAAAGAGGCTGCGCAGTATCAGATTTCTTTAGAAGAAAAAGTAAAACAAAGAACAAAAGAATTATCTCTTGAAATACTGCTTCATCAGCAAACTTTAGAGCAATTACGTGAAAGCCAGAGCAAATTAGAAGAAATGGCCTATAGCGATGTTTTAACCGGCCTGCCTAACCGGCGGATGTTTCAGGATCGCTTATTACAGGCCTATACCCGAGCACAGCGCCAGGATAGCCCGTTTGCGCTGGCACTGATTGATTTAGACCATTTCAAACGGATCAACGATAGCCTAGGCCATGGTGTGGGTGATCAGCTTTTACAAATTGTGGCGCAGCGCTTAAATGCGGCATTACGCCATAGTGATACAGTGGCACGCTTGGGTGGCGATGAATTTGCCATGATTCTGACTGCACCGATTAGCAGGGATGATGCAATAAGTATCTGCCAGCGGCTTTTATCCAGTTTTGATGCGCCTTTGCTGATTGAAAACCATCAGGTTCAGACAGGCATGAGTATCGGCCTTGCCTGGTTTCCTGATGATGGCCGTGATATGGATGAGCTGATTGGTTCAGCCGATGTGGCGCTTTATCAGGCCAAAGCGGCTGGCCGTCATCGTCTGAGTTATATCGGTCATGTTACCGGATCAAATTTACATCAATAG
- a CDS encoding MGDG synthase family glycosyltransferase gives MKKILLLSVSAGAGHVRAAEAIRAYAHLGDAPLEVVHLDVMQYVTAGFRKLYTDFYIKLVNNAPALWGYLYNFTNDAQADSSIEKLRKKLERMNARALLKEIAAFNPDAIICTHFLPAEILSRLLSKGVVDCPVWVQVTDFDLHRMWVHEGMAGYFAANEEVAFRMQAQGIAAEKISVSGIPIMPGFAAAASREECAAELGLDARRTTILLMGGGAGLGSLDTIAARLLTLEGDFQLIVMAGKNEAALAALQALSLRYPGRVLPQGFTNQVERLMACADLVVTKPGGLTTSECLAMGLPMIVNAPIPGQEERNADFLLEQGVALKAFDAVTLEYRIRYLLDHPVKLADMSTKARALGRPAAGQTVLEAVLAKCP, from the coding sequence ATGAAAAAAATATTATTACTGAGCGTTTCGGCAGGAGCCGGGCATGTACGTGCGGCTGAAGCCATTCGTGCTTATGCCCATCTGGGTGATGCACCGCTGGAAGTGGTTCATTTAGATGTGATGCAATATGTAACGGCGGGGTTCAGAAAGTTATATACCGATTTTTATATCAAACTGGTCAATAATGCGCCTGCATTATGGGGTTATTTATATAATTTCACTAATGACGCTCAGGCAGACAGCTCTATAGAAAAACTGCGTAAAAAATTGGAGCGAATGAATGCGCGTGCATTATTAAAAGAAATTGCAGCATTTAATCCGGATGCCATTATTTGCACACACTTTTTGCCTGCAGAAATCTTATCTAGGCTGCTGAGTAAAGGCGTTGTGGATTGCCCCGTTTGGGTGCAGGTGACTGATTTTGATTTGCACAGAATGTGGGTGCATGAAGGCATGGCAGGTTATTTTGCTGCAAATGAGGAAGTGGCTTTTCGCATGCAGGCGCAAGGGATTGCTGCTGAGAAAATCAGCGTAAGTGGTATTCCGATTATGCCAGGCTTTGCAGCGGCAGCCAGCCGTGAAGAGTGCGCTGCGGAACTTGGCCTTGATGCTAGGCGCACGACCATTTTACTGATGGGCGGGGGGGCAGGGCTGGGGAGTCTGGATACCATTGCGGCGCGATTGCTGACGCTGGAAGGCGATTTTCAGCTGATTGTGATGGCGGGTAAAAATGAGGCAGCTTTAGCGGCATTGCAGGCATTGTCTCTGCGCTATCCTGGGCGGGTATTGCCTCAGGGCTTTACTAATCAAGTAGAGCGGCTGATGGCATGCGCTGATTTGGTAGTGACCAAACCCGGTGGCTTGACTACATCCGAATGCTTGGCGATGGGGCTGCCTATGATTGTGAATGCACCGATTCCGGGGCAGGAAGAGCGTAATGCGGATTTTCTATTAGAACAAGGCGTGGCGCTGAAAGCGTTTGATGCGGTGACTTTAGAATATCGGATTCGATATTTATTAGACCATCCCGTTAAGCTGGCCGATATGAGCACAAAAGCTCGCGCTCTGGGGCGGCCAGCCGCTGGTCAAACGGTCCTTGAAGCGGTGCTGGCCAAATGCCCATAA
- the nhaR gene encoding transcriptional activator NhaR: MNRSLKLDGKPGMLNYKQLYYFWNVAKAGSITRAAEQLHLTPQTISGQLAELERSLGADLFRRTGRRLELTPAGEMANEHAREIFQIGNELEQTLKRGSTEQSFRVGVADAVPKSIAYQLLAPAIALADPVRLICYEDKLERLFAELAIHKLDLVIADQPLPSELGVKAFNHSLGYCDIALYAVPELAARYRKGFPQSLNDAPFLLLGDKVAMQAGLQRWFQEQDIRPRIVGQFDDSALMKAFGRAGAGVFPAPAIMEEEIQKQQGAELIGHIKSVVVNYYAISVERRLSHPAVLAVSAAARESVFAKRVL; this comes from the coding sequence ATGAATAGATCGTTAAAACTTGATGGAAAACCCGGCATGCTCAATTACAAACAGCTTTATTACTTTTGGAACGTCGCCAAAGCGGGCAGCATTACCCGGGCAGCAGAACAACTGCACCTTACCCCGCAAACCATCAGTGGCCAGCTGGCGGAGTTAGAACGCTCCTTAGGTGCAGATTTATTTCGCCGCACCGGCCGGCGCTTAGAACTGACCCCTGCCGGAGAGATGGCAAATGAGCATGCGCGGGAAATTTTTCAGATTGGTAATGAGCTGGAGCAAACACTAAAAAGAGGCAGTACGGAGCAATCGTTCCGGGTAGGCGTAGCAGATGCTGTACCCAAATCCATCGCCTATCAGCTGCTAGCTCCTGCCATAGCTCTAGCGGACCCAGTGCGGCTGATTTGTTATGAAGACAAACTGGAGCGCTTATTTGCTGAGCTTGCCATTCATAAATTAGATTTAGTCATCGCCGACCAGCCTCTACCTTCGGAGCTTGGCGTTAAAGCGTTTAACCACTCACTGGGATACTGCGATATCGCTCTTTATGCCGTGCCTGAGCTGGCTGCACGCTACCGCAAGGGTTTTCCACAATCGCTGAACGATGCCCCTTTCTTGCTACTGGGCGATAAAGTCGCCATGCAGGCTGGATTGCAGCGCTGGTTTCAGGAACAGGATATCCGGCCACGGATTGTTGGCCAGTTTGATGATAGTGCACTGATGAAAGCATTTGGCAGAGCAGGTGCAGGCGTCTTTCCTGCACCCGCTATCATGGAAGAAGAAATTCAAAAACAACAGGGTGCCGAACTTATTGGCCATATTAAATCTGTAGTCGTGAACTACTACGCGATTTCAGTAGAAAGGCGGCTCAGCCATCCTGCCGTGTTAGCGGTGAGTGCGGCAGCAAGGGAATCCGTATTTGCTAAAAGAGTACTTTGA
- a CDS encoding zinc metalloprotease HtpX, with translation MKRMRWFFLSNLALILLLVVAYHFIGADIHQSALGFFEVLVAVLFISLFSAYFAFLFSRYKAKQSLESKMLNTPRNDVEGWLLATVAKQARQAGIPRPQVGIYDSADMNAYASGVSHSMISVSKGLLFFMPRAEAEAVLGHEICHLANMDMPKLIAYQGVLNVGVFYLSVLSSDVVFALFLISSGEILGLMAMLFAVLLFSVLTAALLMRFSRQLEFCADEGGAGLSQRRAMIAALERLSGERYAPLPEKMAVFGIKGSLASGVKRIFMSHPSLDERISLLRRHV, from the coding sequence ATGAAAAGGATGCGGTGGTTTTTCTTAAGTAATCTGGCACTGATACTGTTGCTTGTAGTTGCTTATCACTTTATCGGAGCAGATATCCATCAATCTGCTTTGGGGTTTTTTGAAGTTTTAGTTGCAGTGTTATTTATTTCACTGTTCAGCGCATATTTTGCTTTTTTGTTTTCTAGATATAAAGCGAAGCAATCTTTGGAAAGCAAAATGCTGAATACACCACGAAATGATGTAGAAGGCTGGTTGCTGGCTACGGTTGCAAAACAAGCAAGGCAGGCAGGAATTCCTCGCCCGCAAGTGGGGATTTATGATTCTGCAGATATGAATGCATATGCATCAGGTGTCAGCCACAGCATGATTTCAGTGTCGAAAGGCCTCTTGTTTTTTATGCCAAGGGCAGAGGCGGAGGCCGTGCTGGGGCATGAAATATGCCACCTGGCTAACATGGATATGCCAAAGCTGATTGCTTATCAAGGCGTGCTGAACGTGGGGGTTTTTTATTTATCTGTACTCAGCAGCGATGTTGTTTTTGCTCTGTTTCTGATTTCGTCGGGTGAAATACTAGGGCTGATGGCCATGCTGTTTGCGGTTTTACTGTTTAGTGTTTTAACGGCGGCATTACTGATGCGGTTTTCACGTCAGCTTGAATTTTGTGCGGATGAAGGCGGGGCTGGCTTATCGCAAAGGCGGGCAATGATCGCCGCATTAGAGCGTTTAAGTGGCGAGCGCTATGCGCCTTTGCCGGAAAAAATGGCTGTTTTTGGAATTAAAGGCAGCCTTGCCAGTGGGGTGAAGCGAATATTTATGTCGCACCCCAGTTTGGATGAACGAATTAGCTTACTAAGGCGCCACGTTTAA